A genome region from Arachis duranensis cultivar V14167 chromosome 6, aradu.V14167.gnm2.J7QH, whole genome shotgun sequence includes the following:
- the LOC107494472 gene encoding ALA-interacting subunit 3-like isoform X1, whose amino-acid sequence MSTDPSTSSAAAAEEKSNKRKSKKPKYSRFTQQELPAWQPILTPRWVITIFTLIALVFIPVGLAAFSASQRVVEVEYEYDTECIPDSYKDNATAYIKDDNTNKTCTQKLSIKSKMQAPIFVYYQLDNFYQNHRRYVKSRSDEQLRTKDKENDVSSCSPEDYVTINNKSEPIVPCGLIAWSLFNDTYKIQNKDKEVVINKTNIAWASDRTTKFGSDVYPKNFQASGLIGGAKLDPTKPLSEQEDLIVWMRTAALPKFRKLYGKIETDLEANDEIVVVIENNYNTYEFGGKKSLVLSTATWIGGRNNFLGIAYVVIGSMSLLLALGFLLLYILKPRPLGDPTYLSWNKNPGGLR is encoded by the exons ATTCTAGATTTACACAGCAAGAACTTCCTGCTTGGCAACCAATTCTAACACCTAGATGG GTCATTACAATATTTACACTTATAGCACTTGTCTTCATCCCTGTTGGCCTTGCTGCATTTTCTGCGTCACAGAGA GTGGTGGAAGTTGAATACGAATATGACACAGAATGCATTCCGGATTCTTACAAAGATAATGCAACTGCATACATTAAAGATGATAATACAAACAAGACTTGCACGCAGAAATTGAGT ATTAAGAGTAAAATGCAGGCCCCGATTTTCGTGTATTATCAGCTTGATAACTTTTACCAGAACCATCGCCG ATATGTTAAAAGTAGAAGCGATGAACAACTGAGGACAAAGGACAAAGAGAATGATGTATCATCATGTAGTCCTGAAGATTATGTAACAATCAATAATAAGTCTGAACCAATTGTTCCTTGTGGCCTTATTGCATGGAGTCTATTCAATGACACctacaaaattcaaaacaaggaTAAGGAAGTTGTCATCAACAAAACCAACATAGCATGGGCGAGTGACCGAACCACCAAATTCGGATCCGATGTTTATCCGAAAAATTTTCAAGCTTCAGGATTGATTGGGGGTGCTAAACTGGATCCAACCAAACCT CTGAGTGAGCAAGAAGATCTCATTGTTTGGATGCGAACGGCGGCGCTGCCCAAATTCAGAAAGTTATATGGGAAGATTGAGACTGATCTTGAAGCTAATGATGAAATAGTGGTAGTGATAGAGAACAATTACAATACATATGAGTTTGGTGGCAAGAAGAGCTTGGTTCTTTCAACAGCAACTTGGATTGGTGGAAGAAATAACTTCTTGGGAATTGCATATGTTGTCATTGGTAGCATGTCCTTGTTGCTGGCTTTGGGTTTCCTACTTCTATATATCTTGAAACCAAG ACCACTTGGGGATCCAACATACTTGTCCTGGAACAAAAATCCAGGAGGCTTAAGATGA
- the LOC107494472 gene encoding ALA-interacting subunit 5-like isoform X2 translates to MNSNYSRFTQQELPAWQPILTPRWVITIFTLIALVFIPVGLAAFSASQRVVEVEYEYDTECIPDSYKDNATAYIKDDNTNKTCTQKLSIKSKMQAPIFVYYQLDNFYQNHRRYVKSRSDEQLRTKDKENDVSSCSPEDYVTINNKSEPIVPCGLIAWSLFNDTYKIQNKDKEVVINKTNIAWASDRTTKFGSDVYPKNFQASGLIGGAKLDPTKPLSEQEDLIVWMRTAALPKFRKLYGKIETDLEANDEIVVVIENNYNTYEFGGKKSLVLSTATWIGGRNNFLGIAYVVIGSMSLLLALGFLLLYILKPRPLGDPTYLSWNKNPGGLR, encoded by the exons ATTCTAGATTTACACAGCAAGAACTTCCTGCTTGGCAACCAATTCTAACACCTAGATGG GTCATTACAATATTTACACTTATAGCACTTGTCTTCATCCCTGTTGGCCTTGCTGCATTTTCTGCGTCACAGAGA GTGGTGGAAGTTGAATACGAATATGACACAGAATGCATTCCGGATTCTTACAAAGATAATGCAACTGCATACATTAAAGATGATAATACAAACAAGACTTGCACGCAGAAATTGAGT ATTAAGAGTAAAATGCAGGCCCCGATTTTCGTGTATTATCAGCTTGATAACTTTTACCAGAACCATCGCCG ATATGTTAAAAGTAGAAGCGATGAACAACTGAGGACAAAGGACAAAGAGAATGATGTATCATCATGTAGTCCTGAAGATTATGTAACAATCAATAATAAGTCTGAACCAATTGTTCCTTGTGGCCTTATTGCATGGAGTCTATTCAATGACACctacaaaattcaaaacaaggaTAAGGAAGTTGTCATCAACAAAACCAACATAGCATGGGCGAGTGACCGAACCACCAAATTCGGATCCGATGTTTATCCGAAAAATTTTCAAGCTTCAGGATTGATTGGGGGTGCTAAACTGGATCCAACCAAACCT CTGAGTGAGCAAGAAGATCTCATTGTTTGGATGCGAACGGCGGCGCTGCCCAAATTCAGAAAGTTATATGGGAAGATTGAGACTGATCTTGAAGCTAATGATGAAATAGTGGTAGTGATAGAGAACAATTACAATACATATGAGTTTGGTGGCAAGAAGAGCTTGGTTCTTTCAACAGCAACTTGGATTGGTGGAAGAAATAACTTCTTGGGAATTGCATATGTTGTCATTGGTAGCATGTCCTTGTTGCTGGCTTTGGGTTTCCTACTTCTATATATCTTGAAACCAAG ACCACTTGGGGATCCAACATACTTGTCCTGGAACAAAAATCCAGGAGGCTTAAGATGA